From a single Candidatus Zixiibacteriota bacterium genomic region:
- a CDS encoding efflux RND transporter periplasmic adaptor subunit → MTDHAQHENHRSAGRLGWWISARRQPFFWAILAMLLVAGYLLRGGSERSHGLEDDAAASAPTSMWTCSMHPQIQLPEPGRCPICFMDLIPVPQGGGADDGPRVLTVSESARALAQIVTTPVRRGWAHATVRLVGKVDYDETRVADIVALVPGRLSRLYVDYTGIRVRKGEHMIEIDSPGLYAAQEELLQAVARSKQVTDVATGRAADQATELVESAREKLRRWGLLDEQMRQIEARGTPSDLLTIYAPISGVVIDKRALEGTYVMVGNPIYRIADLTTVWVMLEAYESDLPWLRYGQQVTITSAALPGEVVTGRIVFIDPILDPMTRTVRVRVNVPNSDYKLKPGMFVRGVVEADIATSGLVLDRSLADKWMCPMHPEVVSTASGACSICGMPLERATSLGYASISKDTLTPPLVIPASAPLITGQRAVVYVKLPDRSAPTYEGREVILGPRAGDEYIVVSGLSEGEEVVVNGAFKIDSELQIRAKPSMMSPQGGAMPAGHLHDGMDRQDHRAESTPGHPQRVSGLSAAFLEALGTVYDSYFNLAESLAADDNETARRAMSTLANSVFSISSSSRPEATSEPWATVSNRLIRTAGRDFEADDWNSLRAAFDTVSAAMIECDYRFGHTDSLRHYVTFCPMAFNNRGASWLAKTEAVFNPYFGQAMLKCGKVTDRIAGSMEASDE, encoded by the coding sequence ATGACAGATCACGCCCAACATGAAAATCATCGGTCCGCCGGACGGCTGGGATGGTGGATATCGGCAAGACGGCAGCCGTTTTTCTGGGCCATCCTCGCGATGCTGCTCGTCGCCGGGTATCTGCTGCGCGGAGGCAGTGAGCGGTCGCATGGGCTCGAAGACGATGCCGCCGCATCGGCGCCAACATCGATGTGGACCTGTTCGATGCACCCGCAGATTCAATTGCCGGAACCGGGCCGGTGCCCGATTTGCTTTATGGATTTGATTCCTGTCCCACAGGGCGGTGGTGCCGATGATGGCCCCCGAGTGTTGACGGTTTCCGAAAGTGCACGTGCATTGGCGCAAATCGTCACTACCCCGGTCCGACGGGGCTGGGCGCACGCCACTGTGCGCCTCGTCGGCAAGGTTGACTACGATGAAACCCGCGTCGCCGACATCGTCGCACTCGTGCCCGGTCGCCTGTCGCGGCTGTATGTCGATTACACAGGAATTCGGGTTCGCAAAGGCGAGCATATGATCGAGATCGACAGCCCCGGTTTGTATGCCGCGCAGGAAGAGTTGCTCCAGGCCGTGGCGCGGTCGAAGCAGGTCACCGACGTGGCAACCGGACGCGCGGCCGATCAGGCGACCGAACTGGTCGAATCGGCACGCGAGAAGCTGCGTCGCTGGGGATTGCTGGATGAACAGATGCGACAGATCGAAGCACGCGGCACACCGTCGGACTTGCTGACGATCTACGCCCCCATCAGCGGCGTGGTCATCGACAAGCGGGCGCTGGAGGGCACGTACGTCATGGTCGGCAACCCGATCTACCGTATCGCCGATCTGACGACCGTCTGGGTCATGCTGGAGGCGTATGAATCCGATCTGCCGTGGCTCCGCTACGGCCAACAAGTCACGATCACGAGCGCGGCGTTGCCGGGCGAAGTAGTGACGGGCCGCATCGTCTTCATCGATCCGATTCTGGACCCGATGACGCGCACCGTCAGGGTCCGTGTCAATGTTCCCAACTCCGACTACAAGCTCAAACCGGGGATGTTTGTTCGCGGTGTCGTCGAAGCCGACATCGCGACCTCGGGATTAGTGCTCGACCGATCATTGGCCGACAAGTGGATGTGTCCCATGCACCCGGAAGTCGTTTCAACGGCGTCGGGTGCATGCAGCATTTGCGGTATGCCATTGGAACGCGCAACGTCGCTGGGTTACGCCAGCATATCCAAAGACACCTTGACACCGCCCCTCGTTATTCCCGCATCGGCGCCGCTGATTACCGGACAACGGGCGGTGGTGTATGTCAAACTCCCGGATCGTTCCGCGCCGACTTATGAAGGCCGTGAAGTCATACTTGGACCGCGCGCGGGCGACGAGTACATCGTCGTTTCGGGTTTGTCCGAAGGCGAAGAAGTCGTCGTCAACGGGGCCTTCAAGATCGACAGCGAGCTGCAGATCCGCGCCAAGCCCAGCATGATGTCGCCACAGGGCGGCGCCATGCCTGCGGGACACTTGCACGATGGGATGGACCGTCAAGATCACCGAGCGGAATCCACGCCGGGTCACCCTCAACGGGTGTCCGGGCTGTCGGCGGCGTTTCTTGAGGCGTTGGGAACGGTCTATGACAGCTACTTCAATCTCGCCGAGTCGCTGGCCGCCGATGACAACGAAACCGCGCGCAGAGCGATGAGCACTCTGGCCAATTCGGTGTTTTCGATCTCATCGAGCAGCAGGCCGGAAGCAACTTCCGAGCCATGGGCGACCGTCTCCAATCGGCTGATTCGAACGGCCGGGCGAGATTTTGAAGCGGACGACTGGAATTCGCTGCGTGCGGCATTCGACACGGTTTCTGCGGCAATGATCGAATGCGACTACCGTTTCGGCCACACCGATTCCTTGCGGCACTATGTCACCTTCTGCCCGATGGCGTTCAACAATCGCGGCGCGTCGTGGCTGGCGAAGACCGAAGCCGTTTTCAATCCGTACTTCGGCCAGGCGATGCTCAAGTGCGGCAAAGTGACTGATCGCATCGCCGGCAGCATGGAGGCGTCGGATGAATGA
- a CDS encoding efflux RND transporter permease subunit: protein MNENATHDTAVSLIDRVIRYCLYNKLIVVLITAAVVAWGVMVAPFDWQLGGLPRDPVPVDAIPDIGENQQIVFTDWKGRSPQDIEDQITYPLTVALLGVPSVKTIRSFSMFGFSSIYIIFKEDAEFYWTRSRVLERLNSLPSGTLPEGVQPMLGPDATALGQVFWYTLEGRDPQGNPTGGWDLHELRTIQDWQVRFSLASADGIAEVASVGGFVQEYQIDVDPDALRAHDVSLPMVYDAVRNSNIDVGARTIEINSVEFVIRGVGFIKSVADLEEAVVKVSGHVPLRIRDVATVGLGPALRRGVLDKEGVEAVGGVVVVRYGENPLAAIKNVKARIAEIAPGLPQKTLPDGTISKVTIVPFYDRTGLIYETLGTLNTAIVDEILITIIVVLVMVMHLRSSALISAMLPLTVLGAFIGMRYLRVDANIVALSGIAIAIGTIVDMGIVITENILKHLDAARPEDNRLTVVYRASSEVGGAVLTAVATTVVGFLPVFMLTGAEGKLFKPLAYTKTFALIASIIIALTIIPAMAHSLFTSTVRQRLRSWLNGGLIVAGVLTAVLVSFWVGLALVLFGAFYLVRSRLPQHVAAKAPSFANYLVVGVVAILLAMHWLPLGPDHGAIPNLLFTLIVIGVLLFAIDRFRRHYEPLLRWCLAHKSAFLAIPVALMLLGGVIWIGFDGVFGFIPDGLGAIGIPQRWTRGNVVWRAAAHAFPGLGQEFMPPLDEGSFLYMPTTMPHASIGESYDALRMQDLAIRAIPEVESVVGKIGRVESPLDPAPISMVETVINYKPEYVVDANGRRLRFRYDDETEEFVRDADGQLIPDPDGKPYRNWRDHIRSPDDIWDEIVAAAQMLGSTSAPQLQPIATRLVMLQTGMRAPMGVKVYGPDLETVSAVGLQLEELLKQVPSVRPATVVADRIVGKPYLEILPDRPAIARYGLSVRDVMNVIETAVGGEPLTMTVEGRERYPVRVRYQRERRGDIDNLRRIILAGTEGAQIPLGEVAEIRYVRGPDMIKSEDTFLTGYVVFDKQPQFAEVDVVEQCRRYLEEKQASGEFVLPAGVSYRFTGSYENQVRSAKTLAVVIPLALFIIFLILYFQFHRVSTSLLVFSGILVAWSGGFILIWLYGQSWFLDFSLFGVELRQLFQIHTINLSVAVWVGFLALFGIASDDGVIMATYLDQSFTEQKPASVEAIHEATVQAGLRRVRPCLMTTATTILALLPVLTSTGRGSDVMVPMAIPSFGGMTLELITMFVVPTIYCALAERRLKRSRAAAV from the coding sequence ATGAATGAAAACGCCACCCATGACACCGCGGTCTCGCTGATCGACCGGGTGATCCGCTATTGTCTCTACAACAAACTGATCGTGGTCCTGATCACCGCGGCAGTAGTGGCCTGGGGAGTGATGGTGGCCCCATTCGACTGGCAGCTCGGCGGGTTGCCGCGCGACCCGGTTCCGGTCGATGCCATCCCCGACATCGGCGAGAATCAGCAAATCGTTTTCACGGATTGGAAGGGGCGGTCGCCGCAGGACATCGAGGATCAGATCACCTACCCGCTGACGGTCGCGCTGCTGGGCGTACCGAGCGTCAAGACGATTCGCAGTTTCTCGATGTTCGGATTCTCGAGCATCTACATCATCTTCAAGGAGGATGCCGAGTTCTACTGGACGCGTTCGCGCGTTCTCGAGCGCCTCAACAGTCTGCCGTCCGGGACCCTGCCTGAGGGTGTGCAGCCGATGCTCGGTCCCGATGCAACGGCGCTGGGTCAGGTCTTTTGGTACACGCTGGAAGGACGTGATCCGCAAGGGAATCCGACCGGCGGTTGGGATCTGCATGAGCTGCGCACGATCCAGGACTGGCAGGTGCGCTTCTCGTTGGCATCGGCCGATGGCATTGCCGAAGTCGCCTCGGTCGGCGGGTTTGTGCAGGAATACCAGATCGATGTCGATCCCGATGCCTTGCGCGCACACGACGTCTCGCTGCCGATGGTGTATGACGCGGTACGCAACTCCAACATCGATGTCGGGGCGCGCACGATTGAAATCAACAGCGTCGAGTTTGTCATACGTGGCGTCGGTTTCATCAAGAGTGTCGCCGACCTCGAAGAGGCCGTGGTCAAGGTCAGCGGTCATGTGCCGCTGCGCATTCGCGATGTGGCCACGGTCGGCCTGGGGCCGGCCCTACGGCGCGGTGTCCTGGATAAGGAAGGCGTCGAGGCGGTTGGCGGGGTGGTCGTCGTCCGCTACGGCGAAAACCCGCTGGCGGCGATCAAAAACGTCAAGGCGCGCATCGCCGAGATTGCGCCCGGATTGCCGCAAAAGACGCTGCCCGACGGCACCATTTCCAAGGTCACGATCGTGCCGTTCTATGACCGCACGGGGTTGATCTACGAGACGCTCGGCACGCTCAACACCGCCATCGTCGATGAAATCCTCATCACGATCATCGTCGTGCTGGTCATGGTCATGCACCTGCGCAGTTCGGCGCTGATCTCGGCGATGCTTCCGCTGACGGTGCTGGGCGCTTTTATCGGGATGCGGTACCTGAGGGTCGACGCCAATATCGTGGCGCTCTCGGGTATTGCCATTGCCATCGGCACGATCGTCGACATGGGGATCGTCATCACCGAAAACATACTCAAGCATCTCGATGCGGCGCGGCCGGAGGACAACCGTCTCACAGTGGTCTACCGCGCCTCCTCGGAGGTCGGGGGGGCTGTCCTGACCGCCGTCGCCACGACGGTTGTCGGTTTTCTGCCGGTGTTCATGCTGACCGGCGCCGAGGGAAAGCTGTTCAAGCCGCTGGCGTACACGAAGACCTTCGCGCTGATCGCATCGATCATCATCGCACTGACCATTATCCCCGCCATGGCGCATTCGCTCTTTACATCGACAGTGCGACAACGCCTGCGTTCTTGGCTCAATGGCGGACTGATCGTGGCCGGTGTCCTCACCGCGGTTTTGGTGTCGTTCTGGGTCGGGCTGGCGCTGGTACTCTTCGGCGCATTCTACCTCGTGCGATCGCGTCTGCCGCAACACGTCGCGGCAAAGGCGCCCTCATTCGCCAACTATCTCGTTGTGGGTGTCGTCGCCATTCTGCTGGCGATGCACTGGCTTCCATTGGGACCGGATCATGGCGCGATCCCCAACCTGCTGTTTACCCTGATTGTCATCGGCGTGCTGCTGTTTGCGATCGACCGATTTCGGCGGCACTACGAGCCGCTCTTGCGCTGGTGTCTCGCCCACAAGTCCGCATTCCTTGCGATTCCTGTCGCGTTGATGCTCCTGGGCGGCGTGATCTGGATCGGGTTTGATGGCGTCTTCGGTTTCATACCCGACGGCCTCGGAGCGATCGGGATTCCTCAGCGCTGGACACGAGGCAATGTCGTTTGGCGGGCAGCAGCGCATGCGTTCCCGGGACTGGGGCAGGAGTTCATGCCGCCCCTCGATGAGGGGTCATTTCTCTACATGCCCACGACGATGCCTCACGCATCCATCGGCGAGTCGTATGACGCGCTACGCATGCAGGACCTGGCGATCCGCGCCATTCCCGAAGTCGAGTCGGTCGTCGGCAAGATCGGTCGCGTAGAAAGCCCGCTGGACCCGGCACCCATCTCGATGGTGGAGACGGTAATCAATTATAAGCCGGAATACGTCGTAGACGCCAACGGTCGGCGGCTGCGTTTTCGGTATGACGACGAAACCGAAGAATTCGTGCGCGATGCCGACGGCCAACTGATCCCCGACCCAGATGGGAAACCGTATCGCAATTGGCGCGACCATATCCGTTCGCCCGACGATATCTGGGATGAAATCGTGGCGGCGGCCCAGATGCTCGGGTCTACGTCGGCCCCGCAACTGCAGCCGATCGCCACACGGCTCGTCATGCTCCAGACCGGGATGCGCGCGCCGATGGGCGTCAAGGTGTACGGCCCCGACCTGGAGACGGTCTCGGCAGTCGGGTTGCAACTGGAGGAACTGCTCAAACAGGTGCCGTCGGTCCGGCCGGCCACGGTCGTGGCGGACCGTATTGTCGGCAAGCCATACCTGGAAATCCTCCCGGACCGTCCCGCCATTGCGCGATACGGGCTGAGCGTGCGCGATGTCATGAACGTCATCGAGACGGCGGTCGGCGGCGAACCCCTGACCATGACGGTCGAAGGGCGCGAACGCTACCCGGTACGCGTGCGGTACCAGCGCGAGCGGCGCGGGGACATCGACAATCTGCGCCGGATCATACTGGCCGGCACAGAGGGGGCACAGATACCCTTGGGCGAGGTCGCCGAGATTCGCTACGTCCGCGGTCCGGACATGATCAAAAGCGAAGACACCTTCCTGACCGGGTATGTCGTTTTCGACAAGCAGCCGCAGTTTGCCGAAGTCGACGTGGTCGAGCAGTGCCGGCGCTACCTCGAGGAAAAACAGGCATCCGGCGAATTCGTTCTGCCCGCCGGCGTCAGCTATCGGTTCACGGGCAGCTATGAAAACCAGGTGCGATCGGCGAAGACGCTCGCCGTCGTGATCCCGCTGGCGCTGTTCATCATCTTCCTGATCCTGTATTTTCAGTTCCATCGGGTTTCGACCTCGTTGCTGGTGTTCTCCGGTATCCTCGTCGCCTGGAGCGGCGGGTTCATCCTGATCTGGTTGTATGGGCAATCGTGGTTTCTGGATTTCAGTCTGTTCGGCGTGGAGCTGCGCCAACTGTTTCAGATCCACACGATCAACCTGTCCGTTGCGGTCTGGGTCGGGTTCCTGGCGCTCTTTGGGATCGCCTCCGACGACGGCGTGATCATGGCGACGTACCTGGATCAGTCGTTCACCGAACAAAAGCCCGCATCGGTCGAAGCGATCCACGAGGCGACCGTGCAGGCCGGGCTGCGCCGTGTACGGCCGTGCCTGATGACCACCGCCACGACCATCCTTGCGCTGCTGCCGGTGCTGACCTCGACCGGGCGCGGCTCCGATGTCATGGTGCCGATGGCGATCCCGTCCTTCGGCGGAATGACGCTGGAGCTGATCACGATGTTTGTCGTGCCGACGATTTACTGCGCGCTGGCGGAACGGCGGCTGAAGCGATCCCGGGCGGCCGCTGTCTGA
- the sppA gene encoding signal peptide peptidase SppA, whose protein sequence is MSSLKRPARVIVAVCTVVSFSICGAAAQGGQTFPRDNMLLPYTPAAMAEGPSAMRFNPAALSVQNGMALNYYHGYTDTDFPPDMTGDDALYFSAEGFGMSVEWLGAGVFADGRAYSAGFSSGARSALRWGTSYQWRSSDDPVQNKSHFWTHGALYQPTDWLSLAAVVHNHNRMKVDGIRSDAEFVYSAAVQMLDGSLRVGGDWMQTTSQRVADGTYRLAASWEASDGLTMFADIDENENYSLGGRLNLTQLIAGMQASFDNKQGHQAGVMYAGLHEARRRPFVRVEREVVMLDIGGTVPDRKPPRQLFGRSEATTLDWLTLLERAAADPVVGAVVITLDDPEMGWARLDEVRHGIARLRDAGKYTVVYVNGRIGNGEYYVASAADLIVAGAVSSVELVGLRAEVTFARRLLDKLGITADFERVGDYKTASDFLTRTSMSEEHRETVNRLLDDFDTALVDGVAAGRGVTPDVVRGWIAHGPYVSIDAQDAGMLDRIAYPDELREIVSDEIGRVSRWVDGREFAGRVYYDSEWGDPPRVAVIFAEGSIRDGKDRSDWTGGVMGSESVGRAIRQAREDQTVDAIVLRVNSGGGEIVASDAIWREMQRTVGRKPLIVSFADVAASGGYYIACLADSIFAMPNTITGSIGVLYGKLDLSGLYDKVGLDREVVTRGRYANLFGSSQTFDDEERAVVREYTERAYERFIEVVAEGRGLPVDSVDAIGQGRVWSGTAAQRLGLVDRFADLHDAITAAARMAGVRPGQSVAVEVLPDPEWRLFSLSGMGLTGIDLTGNALASLATRALGLSNDDTAYEMPFTITIR, encoded by the coding sequence ATGTCCAGTCTCAAGCGTCCGGCGCGCGTCATCGTCGCCGTTTGTACGGTTGTCTCGTTCTCCATCTGCGGCGCGGCTGCGCAGGGGGGGCAAACCTTCCCGCGCGACAACATGCTGCTGCCGTACACACCGGCCGCGATGGCCGAGGGACCGTCGGCGATGCGTTTCAATCCCGCCGCGCTCAGTGTCCAAAACGGCATGGCGCTCAATTATTACCACGGCTATACCGATACAGACTTTCCGCCGGACATGACCGGTGATGACGCCCTGTATTTTTCCGCCGAAGGATTCGGGATGAGCGTCGAGTGGCTCGGCGCCGGGGTGTTCGCCGATGGACGGGCGTACTCCGCCGGTTTTTCCAGCGGTGCGCGCTCGGCGCTGCGCTGGGGGACATCGTATCAGTGGCGGTCCTCGGATGATCCGGTGCAGAACAAGTCGCACTTCTGGACACACGGTGCTTTATATCAGCCCACCGACTGGCTGTCGTTGGCGGCCGTCGTGCACAACCACAATCGCATGAAGGTCGATGGGATCCGTAGCGATGCCGAGTTCGTCTATTCGGCGGCGGTGCAGATGCTCGATGGCTCACTCCGCGTCGGCGGCGACTGGATGCAGACCACATCGCAACGGGTCGCCGACGGGACCTACCGCCTGGCGGCGAGTTGGGAGGCATCCGATGGTCTGACCATGTTTGCCGATATCGATGAAAACGAAAACTATTCGTTGGGCGGGCGACTGAATCTCACGCAACTGATCGCCGGGATGCAGGCGTCATTCGACAACAAGCAGGGACATCAGGCCGGGGTCATGTATGCGGGACTGCATGAGGCGCGGCGTCGGCCGTTTGTGCGGGTCGAGCGCGAAGTGGTCATGCTCGACATCGGCGGGACCGTGCCCGACCGCAAACCGCCGCGCCAGTTGTTCGGACGATCCGAGGCCACGACATTGGATTGGTTGACACTGCTGGAGCGCGCTGCCGCCGATCCGGTCGTCGGGGCGGTGGTCATCACGCTCGATGATCCTGAAATGGGGTGGGCGCGGCTGGATGAAGTTCGGCACGGCATCGCGCGCCTGCGTGATGCGGGCAAGTACACGGTCGTGTACGTCAACGGCCGCATCGGCAACGGTGAATACTATGTCGCCAGCGCGGCTGACCTGATCGTGGCCGGGGCCGTGTCGTCGGTCGAATTGGTCGGACTGCGCGCCGAGGTGACCTTCGCACGGCGTCTGCTCGACAAGCTCGGGATCACCGCCGACTTCGAACGGGTCGGAGACTATAAAACCGCATCCGACTTTCTGACACGCACATCGATGTCCGAGGAGCACCGTGAGACGGTCAACCGTCTGCTCGACGACTTCGATACGGCACTGGTCGACGGTGTCGCGGCCGGGCGCGGGGTGACCCCGGATGTCGTGCGCGGCTGGATTGCACACGGGCCCTATGTCTCCATCGATGCCCAGGACGCCGGCATGCTCGATCGCATCGCTTATCCCGATGAACTGCGGGAAATCGTCAGTGACGAGATCGGCCGGGTGTCCCGGTGGGTCGACGGCCGCGAATTTGCCGGTCGAGTTTATTACGATTCGGAATGGGGCGATCCGCCGCGTGTGGCGGTGATCTTTGCCGAGGGATCGATCCGCGACGGTAAGGATCGCAGCGACTGGACCGGAGGGGTCATGGGCTCCGAGTCGGTCGGCCGTGCGATCCGGCAAGCGCGCGAAGATCAGACTGTCGATGCGATCGTGCTGCGAGTCAATTCCGGAGGCGGGGAGATCGTCGCATCGGATGCGATCTGGCGCGAAATGCAGCGCACGGTCGGACGCAAACCGCTCATCGTCTCGTTCGCAGACGTCGCCGCGTCCGGCGGATACTATATCGCCTGCCTCGCCGACTCGATCTTTGCCATGCCCAACACGATCACCGGCTCCATCGGCGTGCTGTACGGCAAGCTCGATCTGTCGGGGCTGTATGACAAAGTCGGGTTGGATCGCGAAGTCGTCACCCGCGGCCGTTACGCCAATCTGTTCGGCAGCTCACAGACTTTCGATGACGAAGAACGCGCCGTGGTTCGCGAGTACACTGAACGCGCATATGAGCGTTTTATCGAGGTGGTGGCCGAAGGGCGCGGTCTCCCGGTCGATTCGGTCGATGCCATCGGGCAGGGACGCGTCTGGTCGGGGACGGCAGCCCAGCGGTTGGGATTGGTCGATCGATTTGCCGATCTGCACGACGCCATCACTGCGGCGGCGCGGATGGCGGGTGTCCGTCCCGGCCAGTCTGTTGCCGTCGAGGTCCTTCCCGATCCGGAATGGCGGCTGTTTTCCTTATCCGGCATGGGACTGACCGGAATCGATCTGACCGGAAATGCGCTGGCATCGCTGGCGACGCGCGCTCTCGGTCTCAGCAACGACGACACCGCGTATGAGATGCCATTTACCATCACGATCCGTTAG
- a CDS encoding ACT domain-containing protein: MSAVSIETDSNICKFTLHGVPDRPGMAAEVFGRLGIAGVCVHMMAAAGAEAGRTDISLTVAGRDGTKVSAVLKEIAQEMQAGPVGRRDDVVAVSLVADELDHQPGVAGRMFRTLSAQGINIDMISATNTAVTCLVDARFLKNATEALEKDFKAETVP; the protein is encoded by the coding sequence ATGAGCGCAGTCAGCATCGAGACCGATTCGAACATCTGTAAGTTCACACTGCACGGCGTACCTGACCGTCCGGGAATGGCCGCCGAAGTCTTCGGCCGGCTGGGTATTGCGGGAGTCTGCGTGCATATGATGGCGGCAGCCGGCGCGGAAGCCGGCAGAACCGATATTTCCCTGACCGTTGCGGGGCGCGACGGCACGAAGGTTTCCGCCGTTTTGAAGGAGATCGCACAAGAGATGCAGGCCGGGCCGGTCGGACGGCGCGACGACGTCGTCGCGGTCAGTCTGGTCGCCGATGAACTCGACCATCAGCCCGGAGTCGCCGGGCGCATGTTCCGTACACTGTCGGCTCAGGGGATCAACATCGACATGATCTCCGCGACCAACACTGCGGTCACCTGCCTGGTCGACGCCCGTTTTCTCAAGAATGCGACCGAGGCGCTTGAGAAGGACTTTAAGGCAGAGACAGTTCCGTAG
- a CDS encoding RNA methyltransferase, whose product MPSQWPDISPRRLTAVRELSTKKGRRRQGAILLEGVRLVGEALTVRLDVECVLIADDAQGHRAAAQLPLQSPHVKDSVFIVSRTVFDKLADTIHAAGIATVVRWSPPSWPPQGDVASIRSVLVCDRISDPGNLGTLIRTAAGLGVDCVILHPDCAELTNPKTLRATAGAVFRIPVYIDVPARVVSDWLKSRQLDVLVADAHAGASSYDVGRAGGWALVIGGETQPLDPVWRAPDVRRLRIPLARGVESLNAGVAGALLLDRLRRHVET is encoded by the coding sequence ATGCCCAGTCAATGGCCGGACATCTCGCCGCGACGACTGACAGCGGTGCGCGAATTGTCGACGAAGAAAGGACGCCGTCGGCAAGGAGCCATCCTCCTCGAGGGAGTCCGCCTCGTCGGGGAGGCATTGACCGTGCGGTTGGATGTCGAATGCGTGCTGATTGCCGACGACGCTCAAGGGCATCGGGCCGCGGCGCAATTACCGCTGCAATCGCCGCATGTCAAAGATTCTGTCTTCATTGTCTCCCGCACCGTATTCGACAAGCTTGCCGACACGATCCATGCCGCCGGTATTGCGACCGTGGTCCGCTGGTCGCCGCCGAGTTGGCCACCGCAGGGCGATGTCGCATCCATTCGATCCGTTCTGGTGTGTGACAGAATCTCCGATCCGGGAAACCTGGGGACACTGATCCGCACCGCGGCGGGGCTTGGTGTCGATTGTGTCATCCTGCATCCCGACTGTGCCGAACTGACCAACCCCAAAACGCTCCGCGCCACGGCAGGGGCGGTCTTTCGCATTCCGGTGTACATTGATGTTCCGGCCAGAGTCGTCAGCGATTGGTTGAAGTCACGACAGCTTGATGTACTCGTCGCCGATGCGCACGCGGGCGCATCATCTTATGACGTCGGGCGGGCAGGTGGATGGGCACTGGTCATCGGCGGTGAAACCCAACCACTCGATCCGGTCTGGCGTGCGCCAGACGTGCGCCGTCTACGCATCCCCCTGGCGCGCGGCGTTGAATCGCTGAATGCCGGCGTCGCCGGTGCGCTGCTGTTGGATCGGCTGCGGAGACACGTCGAAACGTGA
- a CDS encoding TolC family protein → MCRWRTPSVVASLGAVAFLASSCAGSGYGELRDELASARPKAVAVAQTPATAPDALPESADLYDLLRYARDHNPGAVAAYHRWHASTERVPQERALPDPQLLLEQIDVSVGPRPREIEVSQMVPWFGTLGLRGQVAAHEARAAREGFHALLDMLYYNVVDTYVEYYYVSQSADITQALIELMADAEAVAQARYRDGSGSFADVIRAQLEQDRLDNELISLQSETRPIRARLNAALSRPADASLAAPRELPAESLALSDDEVLASAASGNPRLLALDEMVAREERAASVAARRYLPDLMFGITYMDRDQSASAHDAVGADDDVMAMVGLNIPIWWGSYNAGRREAQARRRAAEAERHDQENVLSAECARVLFAYHDAERRVALYRDELIPRATEALNAARAGFAAGDVDFSGFLDTERLLLDFQLSLDRSRADRLSRLAQLRMLIGGAFEASADW, encoded by the coding sequence GTGTGCCGATGGCGAACGCCATCGGTGGTCGCATCGCTGGGAGCGGTTGCTTTCCTGGCGTCCTCCTGTGCCGGCAGTGGGTATGGGGAACTGCGCGACGAACTGGCCTCCGCACGGCCGAAAGCCGTCGCGGTTGCCCAAACCCCGGCGACCGCACCCGATGCTCTGCCGGAGTCGGCGGACCTCTACGATCTGCTGCGATACGCGCGCGATCATAATCCCGGTGCCGTTGCCGCGTATCATCGCTGGCATGCGTCCACTGAACGCGTCCCCCAGGAACGCGCGCTGCCCGATCCGCAACTTCTATTGGAACAAATCGACGTCAGCGTCGGACCCCGTCCGCGCGAGATCGAAGTCTCGCAGATGGTGCCGTGGTTCGGCACGCTCGGCCTCAGAGGGCAGGTGGCGGCGCACGAGGCGCGCGCAGCGCGCGAAGGATTCCATGCCCTGCTTGATATGCTCTACTATAACGTCGTGGATACCTATGTCGAATACTACTACGTGTCGCAGTCGGCTGACATCACGCAGGCACTGATCGAGTTGATGGCCGATGCCGAGGCGGTGGCGCAGGCGCGGTATCGCGACGGCAGCGGGTCGTTCGCGGATGTCATTCGCGCGCAACTTGAGCAGGACCGTCTCGATAACGAGTTGATTTCGCTGCAATCGGAGACGCGGCCGATCCGCGCACGACTGAACGCCGCTCTCTCGCGGCCGGCCGACGCGTCTCTTGCCGCGCCCAGGGAATTGCCGGCGGAGTCACTCGCCCTGTCGGACGATGAGGTGTTGGCGTCGGCCGCGTCCGGCAACCCCCGTTTACTCGCGCTCGACGAAATGGTCGCGCGGGAGGAACGCGCGGCATCGGTCGCGGCGCGGCGTTATCTCCCGGATTTGATGTTCGGGATCACCTACATGGACCGCGATCAATCCGCATCGGCACACGACGCGGTCGGGGCTGACGATGATGTCATGGCCATGGTGGGATTGAACATCCCGATCTGGTGGGGTTCCTACAACGCCGGACGGCGGGAGGCGCAGGCGCGACGGCGAGCCGCAGAGGCGGAACGGCACGACCAGGAAAACGTGCTGTCCGCCGAGTGCGCCCGTGTACTGTTTGCTTATCACGACGCCGAACGAAGGGTCGCGCTGTATCGCGACGAGCTGATTCCGCGCGCGACCGAGGCGCTCAACGCCGCGCGCGCGGGCTTTGCAGCCGGCGATGTCGATTTTTCCGGTTTTCTCGATACCGAACGCCTGCTGCTGGACTTTCAGCTCTCCCTGGATCGCTCACGCGCGGACCGTCTGTCGCGCCTGGCGCAATTGCGAATGCTCATCGGCGGCGCCTTCGAAGCGTCCGCGGATTGGTGA